From the genome of Periplaneta americana isolate PAMFEO1 chromosome 15, P.americana_PAMFEO1_priV1, whole genome shotgun sequence, one region includes:
- the LOC138715624 gene encoding odorant receptor 10-like: MDRMSYECLRGCISHHQQLLGLIAEMEEVLNIILFFQFFNSTGTICLIIFYITMNMDVKGIVDQLKFVQLLAVALAQVFLYCWFGNDLTYESDSLTKAIYDCPWYEAPIPFRKSVAIMLSRTMKPSYLTGGKLYVLSLETYRAIVGASFSYYTVLRNINT, encoded by the exons ATGGACCGGATGTCATACGAATGTCTGCGTGGGTGTATTAGCCATCATCAGCAGTTGCTGGG GCTAATCGCAGAGATGGAGGAAGTGCTGAACATTATTCTCTTCTTCCAGTTCTTCAATAGCACGGGTACAATTTGCCTCATCATCTTCTACATAACTATG AATATGGACGTCAAAGGCATTGTGGATCAATTGAAATTCGTTCAACTTCTGGCTGTTGCTCTGGCCCAGGTGTTTCTCTATTGCTGGTTTGGCAATGATTTAACTTACGAG AGCGACAGTCTGACAAAAGCAATCTATGACTGCCCATGGTACGAGGCCCCCATTCCTTTCAGGAAGAGTGTGGCCATAATGCTCTCGCGAACCATGAAGCCGTCGTACCTCACTGGCGGCAAGCTGTATGTCCTCTCCTTGGAGACGTATAGAGCG ATTGTCGGAGCGTCGTTCTCGTACTACACCGTACTGAGAAATATAAACACGTAG